Proteins encoded by one window of Rutidosis leptorrhynchoides isolate AG116_Rl617_1_P2 chromosome 7, CSIRO_AGI_Rlap_v1, whole genome shotgun sequence:
- the LOC139857466 gene encoding auxin response factor 8-like, producing the protein MNKEIDAHIPNYPNLPPQLICQLHNVTMHADVETDEVYAQMTLQPLTQQEQKDTFLPVELGAPSRQPSNYFCKILTASDTSTHGGFSVPRRAAEKVFPPLDFSQQPPAQELIARDLHDVEWKFRHIFRGQPKRHLLTTGWSVFVSAKGLVAGDSILFIWNEKNQLLLGIRRATRPQTVMPSSVLSSDSMHIGLLAAAAHASATNSCFTVFYNPRASPSEFVIPFAKYIKSVYHTRVSIGMRFRMQFETEESCVRRYMGTITGIADLDPARWPNSHWRSVKVGWDESTAGDKQPRVSLWEIEPLTTFPMYPSLFPHRLKRPWYPGPSSFQDNRDDVLNFQSGGMYPWMQQQTVDLSQPYQTALVPDMQNVANKDYLKQQLLQFQNPVQYLQQQSITQPFVLGQTQMLDNFSKSMQQQVKVNNQEGQQHQSSYPDTYLMQNQNMLDSLCTEGTSNFSNFLKTDQLVVRELQSNQQSWVSKFGQPQVNTSLNSQSIEQDLTCLDAQNHSLYNDIKIDSSGLLPTIDTDLSTMPLLDSEFQNFSYTQDPSELLQSNPNQTFVKVYKSGCVGRSLDISRFNSYDELREELGQMFGIEGLFERSGWQLVFVDRENDVLLLGDDPWEAFLNSVWYIKILSPEDVQQLGKQEVESFDQNSTERINNVRNNGTDLSGLPPSIGSLEF; encoded by the exons ATGAATAAAGAAATTGATGCTCACATTCCAAATTATCCAAACCTGCCTCCTCAATTGATCTGCCAACTTCACAATGTTACAATGCAT gcGGATGTTGAAACAGATGAGGTGTATGCTCAAATGACATTACAGCCATTGACTCAA CAAGAACAAAAGGATACATTTCTACCCGTTGAGTTGGGTGCACCTAGTAGACAACCTTCTAATTACTTCTGCAAGATATTAACGGCTAGTGACACGAGTACACATGGCGGGTTTTCAGTTCCTAGACGTGCCGCTGAAAAAGTTTTTCCACCATTG GATTTTTCCCAACAACCACCTGCACAGGAACTTATTGCAAGGGATCTTCATGATGTCGAGTGGAAGTTTAGGCATATCTTCCGGG GGCAGCCCAAACGCCATCTTCTAACGACAGGATGGAGTGTGTTTGTTAGTGCAAAAGGGCTTGTAGCTGGAGATTCCATTCTTTTCATATG GAACGAAAAAAATCAGCTCCTTCTGGGAATCAGGCGTGCAACTCGTCCCCAAACGGTGATGCCTTCATCTGTTTTATCAAGTGATAGTATGCATATCGGCCTTCTTGCTGCTGCAGCTCATGCATCTGCTACTAATAGTTGTTTCACTGTATTCTACAATCCAAG GGCTAGTCCATCCGAGTTTGTTATACCGTTTGCTAAGTACATCAAATCTGTGTATCACACAAGGGTTTCAATCGGGATGCGTTTCCGTATGCAGTTCGAAACTGAAGAATCATGTGTACGCAG ATACATGGGAACCATCACTGGCATTGCTGATTTAGATCCTGCTCGCTGGCCCAATTCTCATTGGCGCTCTGTTAAA GTTGGTTGGGATGAGTCAACTGCAGGTGACAAACAGCCTCGGGTATCGTTATGGGAAATTGAACCCTTAACAACCTTCCCTATGTATCCATCTTTGTTTCCCCATCGGTTGAAACGACCTTGGTATCCTGGACCATCATCATTTCAAG ACAACAGAGACGATGTTCTTAATTTTCAATCTGGTGGCATGTATCCATGGATGCAGCAACAAACAGTTGACCTTAGTCAACCGTACCAAACCGCACTTGTACCTGATATGCAGAACGTTGCAAACAAAGACTATTTAAAACAACAATTATTGCAATTTCAGAATCCTGTTCAATATCTTCAGCAGCAGTCAATTACTCAACCGTTTGTGCTTGGTCAAACCCAAATGTTGGATAATTTTTCAAAGTCAATGCAGcaacaagtcaaagtcaacaaccaAGAAGGTCAACAACATCAAAGTTCATATCCCGACACATATCTGATGCAAAACCAGAATATGTTGGATTCTCTATGCACAGAAGGGACCAGCAACTTTTCTAATTTCTTAAAAACCGATCAACTTGTGGTTCGAGAGCTTCAATCGAATCAGCAATCATGGGTATCGAAGTTTGGTCAACCACAAGTCAATACCTCTTTAAATTCACAATCTATTGAGCAAGATTTAACATGTTTGGATGCTCAAAATCATAGTTTATATAATGATATCAAAATCGACTCTTCTGGACTTCTTCCAACAATCGACACCGATTTGTCTACAATGCCTTTACTTGATTCTGAGTTTCAGAATTTTAGTTACACGCAAGACCCTTCGGAGCTGTTGCAGTCTAACCCTAATCAGACATTTGTGAAG GTATACAAATCAGGGTGTGTTGGGAGGTCGCTGGACATCAGCCGGTTCAACAGCTACGATGAGCTGCGAGAAGAATTAGGTCAGATGTTTGGGATCGAGGGTTTATTTGAAAGATCAGGCTGGCAGCTTGTATTCGTTGACAGGGAGAATGATGTTCTTCTCCTTGGAGACGACCCTTGGGA